In Acidovorax sp. 106, the following proteins share a genomic window:
- the aroB gene encoding 3-dehydroquinate synthase encodes MQKSGLTVSLGDRAYDVLFAVDGFSEAYFEQAPLALSALIVTNDVVASLYLEDLKNSIAERYKKIHVVILKDGENYKNWESLNLIFDALIKFGCDRKTVLFALGGGVVGDMTGFAAACYMRGVPFVQVPTTLLSQVDSSVGGKTAINHPHGKNMIGAFYQPQLVVCDISTLDTLPDRELGAGLAEVIKYGPITDMQFLIWLETNMNALLRRDRTALLHAIRRSCEIKAQVVAADERESGLRAILNFGHTFGHAIEAGMGYGVWLHGEGVAAGMIMAAELSCRLGMVDAAFVDRLRALIQRAGLPTKGPVVDAADNAGRYLELMRIDKKSEAGEIRFVLIDGPGKAVVRPAPDALVREVIDACCA; translated from the coding sequence ATGCAAAAAAGTGGATTGACTGTATCTTTGGGTGATCGCGCGTACGATGTCCTTTTTGCTGTGGATGGATTTTCAGAGGCCTATTTTGAGCAGGCCCCATTGGCGTTGTCAGCGCTCATTGTTACGAACGATGTCGTTGCTTCTTTATATCTTGAGGATTTAAAAAATTCGATTGCAGAGAGATATAAAAAAATTCATGTAGTCATCTTGAAAGATGGAGAAAATTACAAAAACTGGGAGAGTCTAAATTTAATTTTTGATGCTTTAATAAAGTTTGGTTGTGATCGGAAGACGGTATTGTTTGCGTTGGGTGGGGGGGTGGTTGGTGATATGACAGGCTTTGCGGCAGCTTGTTATATGCGTGGTGTTCCTTTTGTCCAGGTGCCGACAACGTTGCTTTCCCAAGTGGATTCTTCTGTTGGAGGAAAGACCGCTATTAATCATCCGCATGGAAAAAATATGATTGGGGCCTTTTATCAGCCCCAGTTGGTTGTATGTGATATCAGCACACTAGACACACTGCCGGATCGAGAGTTGGGTGCAGGATTGGCTGAGGTAATTAAGTATGGGCCAATCACAGACATGCAGTTTCTGATTTGGCTTGAGACTAATATGAATGCGCTTTTGAGGCGTGATCGAACGGCTCTACTGCATGCGATTCGTCGCAGTTGTGAAATCAAAGCACAGGTGGTTGCTGCTGACGAGCGAGAGTCAGGCTTGCGTGCCATCCTGAATTTTGGCCATACCTTTGGTCATGCCATTGAAGCAGGGATGGGCTACGGCGTTTGGTTACACGGAGAGGGTGTGGCCGCAGGCATGATCATGGCGGCTGAGCTGTCTTGCCGTTTGGGTATGGTAGATGCAGCTTTTGTCGATAGGCTGAGAGCATTGATTCAGCGCGCAGGCTTGCCTACAAAGGGGCCCGTTGTAGACGCAGCGGACAATGCAGGTCGCTACCTAGAGTTAATGCGTATCGACAAGAAATCGGAAGCTGGTGAAATCCGGTTTGTATTGATCGATGGACCAGGCAAGGCTGTGGTTCGTCCTGCGCCAGACGCCTTGGTGCGTGAGGTGATCGACGCCTGCTGCGCTTGA
- a CDS encoding deoxyguanosinetriphosphate triphosphohydrolase: protein MEPPLLAPYACDPAFSRGRQYPEIAAPTRTEYQRDRDRIVHSTAFRRLVYKTQVFLNHEGDLFRTRLTHSLEVAQLGRSIARTLCINEDLVEAISLAHDLGHTPFGHAGQDALNECMKPFGGFEHNLQSLRVVDRLEERYPAYDGLNLSFETREGILKHCSAANAQLLEMSEPQGVGARFLQKMRPSLEAQLCNLADEIAYNAHDIDDGVRSGLLSMAQLEEVALFDRYRAEALKEHPQLASPSMQRRCLHESIRRMLSAQVYDVIAETRLALDERQPADVQAVRRMPVLVQFSAFMREQSLELKRFLFRALYRHPQVMETTGNAKHIVRELFAIYVDRPAEMKPAYAEKAQQGDAQARAVVVADFVAGMTDRFAIREHERLSGQRLMC from the coding sequence ATGGAACCTCCGTTGCTTGCACCATACGCCTGTGATCCCGCGTTCAGCAGGGGGCGCCAATATCCAGAGATTGCAGCGCCAACGCGCACGGAGTACCAGCGGGATCGGGATCGAATTGTCCATTCCACGGCGTTTCGGCGGCTGGTTTACAAAACGCAGGTCTTCTTGAACCACGAAGGGGATTTGTTTCGCACCCGGCTAACCCATTCTTTGGAAGTCGCGCAATTAGGGCGGTCTATTGCCCGCACCCTGTGCATTAACGAAGACCTGGTCGAGGCGATTTCACTGGCGCACGATTTGGGGCATACGCCGTTTGGGCATGCGGGGCAGGATGCGTTGAATGAATGCATGAAGCCCTTTGGGGGCTTCGAGCACAATCTGCAAAGTTTGCGGGTGGTGGATCGCTTGGAAGAGCGCTATCCCGCCTACGATGGTCTGAACCTGAGCTTTGAGACCCGAGAGGGAATCTTGAAGCACTGCTCGGCTGCGAATGCGCAGTTGCTTGAGATGAGCGAGCCGCAGGGGGTTGGGGCGAGGTTTTTGCAAAAAATGCGACCCAGCTTGGAGGCCCAGCTGTGCAATTTGGCGGATGAGATTGCATACAACGCCCACGACATTGATGATGGTGTGCGTTCTGGGTTGCTCTCCATGGCCCAGCTGGAAGAAGTGGCCTTGTTTGACCGCTATCGTGCAGAAGCGCTGAAAGAGCACCCTCAGCTGGCTTCACCATCCATGCAGCGGCGCTGTTTGCATGAGTCGATTCGTCGCATGCTCAGTGCGCAGGTGTATGACGTGATTGCGGAAACGCGCTTGGCATTGGATGAACGTCAGCCTGCCGATGTGCAGGCTGTACGCAGGATGCCTGTGCTGGTGCAGTTCAGCGCATTCATGCGCGAGCAATCCTTGGAGCTCAAGCGGTTTTTGTTTCGGGCTTTGTACCGCCATCCGCAAGTGATGGAGACCACGGGTAACGCCAAACACATCGTACGGGAGTTGTTTGCGATCTATGTCGATCGTCCTGCTGAGATGAAGCCGGCTTATGCCGAAAAAGCACAGCAGGGTGATGCGCAGGCCCGGGCTGTGGTCGTGGCCGATTTCGTCGCTGGCATGACCGACCGGTTTGCCATTCGGGAGCATGAGCGTCTTTCTGGTCAGCGTCTGATGTGTTGA
- a CDS encoding glutamate synthase-related protein has protein sequence MTTAAEIQHLQQHGLYSSGNEHDACGLGFVAHIKGIKRHDIVTQALKILENIDHRGAVGADPLMGDGAGILIQIPDALYREEMAKQGVTLPAAGEYGVGMIFLPKEHASRLACEQEMERAIKAEGQVLLGWRDVPVNVDMPMSPTVRKKEPILRQVFIGRGNDVIVQDALERKLYVIRKTASANIQALKLKHSKEYYVPSMSSRTVVYKGLLLADQVGKYYLDLQDERCVSAIGLVHQRFSTNTFPEWPLAHPYRYVAHNGEINTVKGNYNWMKAREGVMASPVLAADLQKLYPISFADQSDTATFDNCLELLTMAGYPISQAVMMMIPEPWEQHTTMDERRRAFYEYHAAMLEPWDGPASIVFTDGRQIGATLDRNGLRPSRYCITDDDLVIMGSESGVLPIPENKIVRKWRLQPGKMFLIDLEQGRMIDDDELKANVVNTKPYKQWIENLRIKLDSIEAGESAAAPAPADLPLLDRQQAFGYTQEDIKFLMAPMAKNGEEGIGSMGNDSPLAVLSGKNKPLYNYFKQLFAQVTNPPIDPIREAIVMSLNSFIGPKPNLLDINQVNPPMRLEVSQPVLDFADMAKLRDIERYTNGKFKSVTIDITYPLDWGREGVEAKLASLCAQAVDAIKGGANILIISDRAVSATQLAIPALLALSAIHQHLVGAGLRTTAGLVVETGTAREVHHFAVLAGYGAEAVHPYLAMETLADMHKELGGDLSADKAIYNYVKAIGKGLSKIMSKMGVSTYMSYCGAQLFEAIGLNTDTVGKYFTGTASRVEGIGVFEIAEEAIRMHKAAFGDDPVLETMLDAGGEYAWRARGEDHMWTPDAIAKLQHSTRANNWNTYKEYAQLINDQSKRHMTLRGLFEFKIDPAKAISIDEVEPAKEIVKRFATGAMSLGSISTEAHATLAVAMNRIGGKSNTGEGGEDAARYRNELKGIPIKKGDTLKSVIGAENVEVDLPLLDGDSLRSRIKQVASGRFGVTAEYLSSADQIQIKMAQGAKPGEGGQLPGGKVSNYIGKLRHSVPGVGLISPPPHHDIYSIEDLAQLIHDLKNVAPHAGISVKLVSEVGVGTIAAGVAKCKSDHVVIAGHDGGTGASPWSSIKHCGGPWEIGLAETQQTLVLNRLRGRIRVQADGQMKTGRDVAIGALLGADEFGFATAPLVVEGCIMMRKCHLNTCPVGVATQDPELRKKFSGKPEHVVNYFFFIAEEVRQIMAQLGIRKFDDLIGRTDLLDTRQGLEHWKARGLDFSRLFAQPNVPADVPRFHVDVQDHNIEHTLDRKLIERSQPAIEKGERVQFIEVARNVNRSVGAMLSGAVTRAHPEGLPDDTIRIQLEGTGGQSFGAFLTRGITLYLIGDANDYTGKGLSGGRVIVRPSIDFRGDAVRNTIVGNTVMYGATTGEAFFSGVAGERFAVRLSGATAVVEGTGDHGCEYMTGGTVLVLGKTGRNFAAGMSGGVAYVYDEDGQFDTRCNLSMVTLERILPASEQEATVPRAIWHGGQTDEAQLKKLLEDHNRWTGSKRARELLDNWASSRGKFVKVFPTEYKRALAEIYEQKVLEESATPAVAATKKEAVPAK, from the coding sequence ATGACCACGGCCGCCGAGATCCAGCATCTGCAACAACACGGTTTGTATTCATCTGGCAACGAACACGACGCCTGTGGCCTCGGGTTTGTGGCCCACATCAAGGGCATCAAGCGCCACGACATCGTGACGCAGGCCCTGAAGATTCTGGAAAACATCGACCACCGTGGCGCCGTAGGGGCCGACCCTCTGATGGGTGACGGCGCCGGTATCCTGATCCAGATCCCCGACGCGCTGTACCGTGAAGAAATGGCCAAACAGGGCGTGACCTTGCCTGCGGCGGGTGAATACGGCGTTGGCATGATCTTCCTGCCCAAGGAGCACGCCTCCCGTCTGGCTTGCGAGCAGGAGATGGAGCGCGCCATCAAGGCCGAAGGCCAAGTGCTGCTGGGCTGGCGCGATGTGCCTGTGAATGTGGACATGCCCATGTCCCCCACCGTGCGCAAGAAGGAGCCTATCCTGCGCCAGGTGTTCATCGGCCGTGGCAACGATGTGATCGTGCAGGACGCGCTGGAGCGCAAGCTGTACGTGATCCGCAAGACGGCCAGCGCCAACATTCAGGCCCTCAAGCTCAAGCACAGCAAGGAATACTACGTTCCTTCCATGTCCAGCCGCACGGTGGTCTACAAGGGCCTGCTGCTGGCCGACCAAGTGGGCAAGTACTACCTGGACCTGCAAGACGAGCGCTGCGTGTCGGCCATTGGCCTGGTGCACCAACGCTTCTCCACCAACACTTTCCCTGAATGGCCGCTGGCCCACCCCTACCGCTATGTGGCGCACAACGGTGAAATCAACACCGTCAAGGGCAACTACAACTGGATGAAGGCGCGCGAAGGCGTGATGGCCTCGCCCGTGCTGGCCGCCGACCTGCAAAAGCTTTACCCCATCAGCTTCGCCGACCAGTCCGACACCGCCACGTTCGACAACTGCCTGGAATTGCTGACCATGGCCGGCTACCCCATCAGCCAGGCCGTGATGATGATGATCCCAGAGCCTTGGGAACAGCACACCACCATGGACGAGCGCCGCCGCGCTTTCTATGAATACCACGCCGCCATGCTCGAGCCCTGGGATGGCCCCGCCTCCATCGTGTTCACCGATGGACGCCAGATCGGCGCCACGTTGGACCGCAACGGCCTGCGCCCCTCGCGCTACTGCATCACCGACGACGACTTGGTCATCATGGGTTCCGAGTCGGGCGTGCTGCCGATTCCTGAGAACAAGATTGTGCGCAAGTGGCGCCTGCAGCCGGGCAAGATGTTCCTGATCGACCTGGAACAAGGCCGCATGATCGACGACGATGAGCTCAAAGCCAACGTCGTCAACACCAAGCCCTACAAGCAGTGGATCGAGAACCTGCGCATCAAGCTCGACAGCATCGAAGCGGGTGAGAGCGCAGCCGCTCCCGCTCCAGCGGATCTGCCCCTGCTGGACCGCCAGCAGGCGTTTGGCTACACGCAGGAAGACATCAAGTTCTTGATGGCCCCCATGGCCAAGAACGGCGAAGAAGGCATTGGCTCCATGGGCAACGACAGCCCGCTGGCGGTGCTCTCGGGCAAGAACAAGCCGCTTTACAACTACTTCAAGCAGTTGTTCGCCCAGGTGACGAACCCGCCGATCGACCCGATCCGTGAGGCCATCGTGATGTCGCTCAACAGCTTCATCGGCCCCAAGCCCAACCTGCTGGACATCAACCAGGTCAACCCACCGATGCGGCTCGAAGTGAGCCAGCCCGTACTCGACTTTGCCGACATGGCCAAGCTGCGCGACATCGAGCGCTACACGAACGGTAAGTTCAAGAGCGTCACCATCGACATCACCTACCCGCTGGACTGGGGCCGTGAGGGCGTGGAAGCCAAGCTGGCCTCGCTGTGTGCGCAAGCCGTGGACGCCATCAAGGGCGGCGCTAACATCCTCATCATCAGCGACCGCGCCGTGAGCGCTACGCAACTGGCCATCCCTGCGCTGCTGGCGCTGTCGGCCATTCACCAGCACTTGGTGGGTGCGGGCCTGCGCACCACGGCTGGCTTGGTGGTTGAGACGGGCACTGCCCGCGAAGTGCACCACTTTGCCGTGCTGGCGGGCTACGGCGCAGAGGCCGTGCACCCCTACCTGGCCATGGAAACCCTGGCCGACATGCACAAAGAGTTGGGCGGCGACCTGTCAGCTGACAAGGCCATCTACAACTACGTCAAGGCGATTGGCAAGGGCCTGTCCAAGATCATGTCCAAGATGGGCGTGAGCACCTACATGAGCTACTGCGGCGCCCAGCTGTTCGAGGCCATTGGCCTGAACACGGACACCGTGGGCAAGTACTTCACCGGCACCGCTAGCCGCGTGGAAGGTATTGGCGTGTTTGAAATCGCCGAAGAAGCCATCCGCATGCACAAGGCCGCCTTTGGTGATGACCCCGTGCTCGAAACCATGCTGGACGCAGGCGGCGAATACGCCTGGCGCGCCCGTGGCGAAGACCACATGTGGACGCCCGACGCGATTGCCAAGCTGCAGCACAGCACGCGTGCCAATAACTGGAACACGTACAAGGAGTACGCCCAGCTGATCAACGACCAGAGCAAGCGCCACATGACGCTGCGTGGCCTGTTTGAGTTCAAGATCGACCCCGCCAAGGCCATTTCGATCGACGAAGTCGAGCCCGCCAAGGAAATCGTCAAGCGTTTTGCCACCGGCGCCATGTCGCTCGGCTCTATCAGCACCGAGGCGCATGCCACGCTGGCCGTTGCCATGAACCGCATCGGCGGCAAGAGCAACACGGGCGAGGGCGGCGAAGACGCAGCCCGTTACCGCAACGAACTCAAGGGCATCCCGATCAAGAAGGGCGATACGCTCAAGAGCGTGATCGGTGCCGAGAACGTGGAGGTCGATCTGCCTTTGCTGGACGGCGACTCGCTGCGCAGCCGCATCAAGCAGGTGGCTTCAGGCCGCTTCGGTGTCACCGCCGAATACCTGTCGTCGGCCGACCAGATCCAGATCAAGATGGCCCAAGGTGCCAAGCCGGGTGAGGGCGGTCAGCTGCCGGGCGGCAAGGTCTCCAACTACATCGGCAAGCTGCGCCACAGCGTACCCGGTGTGGGCCTGATCTCGCCACCACCCCACCACGACATCTACTCCATCGAGGACTTGGCCCAGCTGATCCACGATCTGAAGAACGTGGCACCGCATGCTGGCATCAGTGTCAAGCTGGTGTCTGAAGTGGGCGTGGGCACCATCGCTGCAGGCGTGGCCAAGTGCAAGAGCGACCACGTCGTGATCGCCGGGCACGACGGCGGCACGGGCGCATCGCCCTGGTCGTCCATCAAGCATTGCGGCGGCCCGTGGGAAATCGGCCTGGCCGAAACCCAGCAGACCTTGGTGCTCAACCGCCTGCGTGGCCGCATTCGTGTGCAGGCCGACGGCCAGATGAAGACCGGCCGTGACGTCGCCATCGGCGCGCTGCTGGGCGCTGACGAGTTCGGTTTCGCCACGGCCCCGCTGGTCGTGGAAGGCTGCATCATGATGCGCAAGTGCCACTTGAACACCTGCCCCGTGGGCGTGGCCACGCAAGACCCCGAGCTGCGCAAGAAGTTCTCGGGCAAGCCTGAGCATGTGGTGAACTACTTCTTCTTCATTGCAGAAGAAGTGCGCCAAATCATGGCCCAGCTGGGCATTCGCAAGTTTGACGACCTGATTGGCCGCACCGACCTGCTCGACACACGCCAGGGCCTGGAACATTGGAAGGCACGCGGCCTGGACTTCAGCCGCCTGTTTGCCCAGCCCAATGTGCCTGCCGACGTGCCGCGCTTCCATGTGGATGTGCAAGACCACAACATCGAGCACACGCTGGACCGCAAGCTCATTGAGCGCAGCCAGCCCGCCATCGAAAAGGGCGAGCGCGTGCAGTTCATCGAGGTGGCGCGCAACGTGAACCGCTCCGTGGGCGCCATGCTTTCGGGTGCGGTGACGCGTGCCCATCCCGAAGGCCTGCCCGACGACACCATCCGCATTCAGTTGGAAGGCACGGGCGGTCAGTCGTTCGGTGCATTCCTCACACGCGGCATCACGCTGTACCTGATTGGCGATGCCAACGACTACACGGGCAAGGGCCTGTCGGGTGGCCGCGTCATCGTGCGCCCCAGCATCGACTTCCGTGGTGACGCGGTGCGCAACACCATCGTGGGCAACACCGTGATGTACGGTGCCACCACGGGCGAGGCCTTCTTCAGCGGCGTGGCCGGTGAACGCTTTGCGGTGCGCCTGTCGGGTGCCACTGCGGTGGTTGAAGGCACAGGCGATCACGGCTGTGAATACATGACCGGTGGCACGGTGCTGGTGCTGGGCAAGACCGGCCGCAACTTCGCTGCGGGCATGAGCGGCGGCGTCGCCTACGTCTACGACGAAGACGGCCAGTTCGACACCCGTTGCAACCTGTCCATGGTCACGCTCGAACGCATCCTGCCCGCCTCGGAGCAAGAGGCCACGGTGCCACGCGCCATCTGGCACGGTGGCCAGACCGACGAAGCCCAGCTCAAGAAGCTGCTGGAAGACCACAACCGTTGGACGGGCAGCAAGCGCGCGCGCGAGCTGCTGGACAACTGGGCCTCATCGCGCGGCAAGTTCGTCAAGGTCTTCCCGACCGAGTACAAGCGTGCCCTGGCTGAAATTTATGAACAAAAAGTGCTGGAGGAGTCCGCTACACCAGCGGTAGCTGCTACCAAAAAAGAAGCGGTGCCTGCCAAGTAA
- a CDS encoding SAM-dependent methyltransferase yields MATPQTKRKGMQDAGRAASGAASGKKPPESFSVQDELRPGQSVELLKELHILTRDGRLNQDTRRKLKQVYHLFNFIEPLLKEFSEEGRSPGLADHGAGKSYLGFILYDLFFKQLGRGHIYGIETRAELVERSRGLASQLGFDRMSFLNLSVAESMGVAELPEQMDVVTALHACDTATDDAIAFGLQKRARAMVLVPCCQAEMAACLRRDKALQLARTPLAELWRHPLHTRELGSQVTNVLRCLYLEARGYQVTVTELVGWEHSMKNELIIARYTGQKKRSAVERLAALLDEFGLQQSMGHRFGLEAEAALS; encoded by the coding sequence ATGGCAACCCCACAAACAAAACGCAAAGGCATGCAGGATGCGGGTCGCGCAGCCAGCGGGGCGGCCAGCGGTAAAAAACCGCCAGAGTCATTCTCTGTGCAAGATGAGTTGCGCCCAGGGCAGTCTGTCGAGCTGCTCAAAGAGCTGCACATACTGACCCGCGATGGCCGCCTGAACCAAGACACCCGTCGCAAGCTCAAGCAGGTCTATCACCTCTTCAATTTCATCGAGCCTTTACTGAAAGAGTTTTCAGAAGAGGGGCGCAGTCCCGGACTGGCTGACCATGGGGCTGGCAAGTCTTACCTGGGTTTTATCCTGTACGACTTGTTCTTCAAGCAACTGGGGCGCGGGCATATTTACGGCATTGAAACGCGTGCCGAGCTGGTGGAGCGGTCGCGTGGATTGGCGTCCCAGCTAGGCTTTGATCGGATGTCGTTTTTGAATCTCTCTGTGGCCGAATCCATGGGGGTGGCAGAGTTGCCAGAGCAGATGGACGTGGTGACCGCGTTGCATGCCTGCGACACCGCCACCGACGATGCCATTGCGTTTGGGCTGCAAAAGCGGGCCCGTGCCATGGTGCTGGTGCCCTGTTGCCAGGCTGAGATGGCCGCTTGCTTGCGCCGCGACAAGGCGCTGCAGTTGGCGCGCACTCCGTTGGCAGAGCTTTGGCGGCATCCGCTGCACACCCGGGAGCTGGGAAGCCAAGTCACCAACGTGTTGCGGTGCCTGTACCTGGAGGCGCGTGGCTACCAGGTGACGGTGACGGAGCTGGTGGGGTGGGAGCACAGCATGAAAAATGAGCTGATCATTGCCCGCTACACCGGGCAGAAGAAGCGCAGCGCGGTTGAGCGCTTGGCGGCTTTGCTGGATGAATTTGGCCTTCAGCAGTCCATGGGGCACAGATTTGGGTTGGAGGCTGAGGCAGCATTGTCATAG
- a CDS encoding transposase: MARLPRLTLPGYPHHVIQRGNNRQPIFANAEDFDVFLAQLTEQAPKHGVAVHAYALMENHFHLLATPDSADGLPKMMQSVGRTYAQYFNRRHGRTGTLWEGRYRSTVLEAEAYLLPCMVFLDLNPVRGGLVVQASDYRWSSASHWLGLRNDRLLSPHACYWALGNTPFAREAAYLAMLESGLATSQQKLLVDSALNGWALGSAAFLEEIQAKTARRVTRSQPGRPRKTQTDD, translated from the coding sequence ATGGCCCGTTTGCCCCGACTGACTTTGCCCGGTTACCCGCACCATGTGATCCAGCGGGGCAACAACCGCCAGCCCATTTTTGCCAATGCCGAAGACTTTGATGTCTTTCTAGCGCAATTGACCGAGCAGGCGCCCAAGCACGGCGTGGCAGTGCATGCCTATGCGTTGATGGAGAACCACTTCCACTTGCTGGCGACACCTGATTCTGCAGACGGGCTGCCCAAGATGATGCAATCTGTGGGTCGCACTTATGCCCAGTACTTCAACCGCCGCCATGGGCGCACCGGCACTTTGTGGGAGGGGCGCTATCGTTCTACGGTGCTGGAAGCTGAGGCCTATCTTTTGCCTTGCATGGTGTTTTTGGACCTGAATCCGGTGCGTGGCGGCTTGGTGGTGCAAGCCTCTGATTACCGGTGGTCCAGTGCATCCCATTGGCTGGGCCTGCGCAACGACCGCCTGCTGTCACCCCATGCCTGCTATTGGGCGCTGGGCAACACCCCCTTTGCGCGTGAAGCGGCCTATTTGGCCATGCTGGAGTCCGGTCTGGCCACTTCGCAGCAGAAGTTGTTGGTGGACTCTGCTTTGAATGGCTGGGCGCTGGGCTCTGCGGCGTTCTTGGAAGAGATTCAGGCGAAGACTGCGCGCCGCGTGACGCGCTCCCAGCCTGGCAGGCCCCGCAAAACACAGACTGACGACTGA
- a CDS encoding DUF1415 domain-containing protein, whose protein sequence is MEDTVRWLERAVIGLNLCPFAKGVHVKGQVHYVVSAATEADTLLADVRRELLALSDISPEVRDTTLLMAPRCMADFLDFNDFTALVDDLVQELDLDGLLQVAFFHPQFQFAGTQLDDVSNCTNRTPYPTLHLLREESIDRAVAVFPEADAIFERNIEVLEDLGAQGWAALDVGARCPVHGVVDRSGEGN, encoded by the coding sequence ATGGAAGACACCGTCCGTTGGCTGGAGCGCGCCGTGATTGGGCTCAACCTCTGTCCCTTTGCCAAGGGCGTACATGTCAAAGGCCAAGTGCACTATGTCGTCAGCGCGGCCACGGAGGCCGACACTTTGCTGGCGGATGTGCGTCGGGAGTTACTGGCTTTGTCTGACATCTCCCCGGAGGTGCGAGACACCACGCTCTTGATGGCGCCTCGCTGCATGGCCGATTTTCTGGACTTCAACGATTTCACCGCGTTGGTGGACGATTTGGTCCAGGAGTTGGATTTAGATGGCCTGCTGCAGGTGGCTTTTTTCCACCCACAATTTCAGTTTGCGGGCACGCAGCTGGACGATGTCTCCAACTGCACCAACCGAACGCCGTACCCCACCTTGCACCTGCTGCGCGAAGAGAGTATTGACCGGGCGGTGGCGGTGTTTCCAGAGGCGGACGCCATCTTTGAGCGGAATATTGAAGTCTTAGAAGACCTTGGTGCTCAGGGCTGGGCCGCGCTGGATGTGGGGGCACGTTGCCCGGTGCACGGAGTGGTGGATCGTTCTGGCGAAGGAAACTAA
- a CDS encoding Ig-like domain-containing protein — MRSLLKYCSALAMVLLVSCGGGGGSAGGTSDSSGPVAASIEILTSATSLASADTAGVTVSAIVKDVSNNAIASQALTFSASSGTLDSATATTGADGRATAKLTSGSDRSNREITLTVKAGGITKTAVLPVTGTTLSASGATSVLAGAVGSFAVSVRDSAGAAIAGVSVTVTSTLNNAVTLANGGKTDANGGVAFTYSAANAGSDTLTIRGAGASQVLNVTVSSLNFAFTSPAAEAEIGVGAQQAITVRYLSGGVGVAGKTVAFSTTRGSVSPAQAVTDVNGNAVTQLTSPSVGSAIVSASVDSNVVTTLPVNFVSRTPASLVLQSSSAAVAPNAAGSTVNQAELRATVRDSSGNPVKGQTVFFTAVKDLSGGKIKTGTAITDSNGLATDVFIAGPVSTATNGVQIRATVPNTSIAADTNITVNGQALFITIAANNTIEKLSTQYRKTFSVQVSDSNGSPVANQSLTVSVWPSVYYKGDMQYSATDNVWVPIISATCANEDTNRDGKLDAGEDFNSNGVLTPGQPGLVSPGNLTTDAAGNAEFKVTYGQQYAYWIDFDLTAKATVAGTESGAFFLFKAVALASDMTDKNVAPAAATNPLGRASNCADKN, encoded by the coding sequence CTTGTGGTGGTGGTGGTGGAAGTGCCGGGGGCACGAGTGATAGCTCTGGGCCTGTCGCGGCTTCCATTGAAATTCTGACTTCTGCTACCAGTCTTGCTTCGGCGGACACGGCAGGTGTGACTGTTTCTGCGATTGTGAAGGATGTTTCTAACAATGCGATTGCATCGCAAGCGCTTACTTTTAGTGCTAGTAGTGGAACTTTGGACAGCGCAACAGCGACGACTGGAGCAGATGGTCGTGCGACAGCGAAGTTGACTTCTGGTAGCGATCGTTCTAATCGTGAAATTACATTGACGGTGAAGGCCGGTGGAATTACCAAAACTGCCGTGTTGCCTGTCACTGGAACAACGCTGAGTGCATCAGGTGCAACATCCGTTTTGGCGGGAGCAGTCGGTAGTTTTGCTGTCAGTGTTCGTGACAGTGCTGGTGCTGCCATTGCGGGGGTGTCTGTTACGGTGACCTCTACCTTGAACAATGCGGTGACTTTGGCGAACGGAGGCAAAACAGATGCCAACGGTGGAGTCGCTTTTACTTACAGCGCAGCGAACGCTGGTTCTGACACTCTGACGATTCGTGGTGCTGGAGCCTCTCAGGTTTTGAATGTGACGGTGAGCAGTTTGAATTTTGCGTTTACATCACCTGCGGCAGAGGCTGAAATCGGAGTTGGTGCCCAACAAGCGATTACTGTGCGTTACCTCTCGGGAGGCGTTGGCGTTGCAGGTAAGACCGTCGCTTTTAGCACGACACGGGGTTCGGTGAGTCCAGCGCAAGCGGTCACCGATGTCAATGGAAATGCGGTGACTCAGTTGACTTCTCCGTCAGTTGGTTCCGCCATCGTCAGCGCCAGTGTTGATTCCAATGTGGTGACTACGCTCCCTGTGAATTTTGTTTCTCGCACTCCGGCCAGCCTAGTTTTGCAATCATCGTCTGCTGCTGTAGCTCCCAACGCTGCCGGTAGTACTGTCAACCAAGCAGAATTGCGAGCCACTGTGCGTGACTCTTCTGGTAATCCGGTGAAAGGACAGACTGTATTTTTTACTGCGGTCAAGGATCTGAGCGGCGGGAAGATCAAGACGGGTACAGCGATCACAGACTCTAATGGTCTTGCGACAGATGTTTTTATCGCCGGACCCGTGTCTACCGCCACTAATGGTGTTCAGATTCGTGCAACTGTTCCCAATACGTCAATTGCAGCGGATACAAATATCACAGTCAATGGGCAAGCGTTGTTTATCACAATTGCTGCGAACAACACCATCGAAAAGCTGTCAACTCAATACCGTAAGACATTCTCAGTTCAAGTGAGTGATTCCAATGGATCTCCCGTGGCGAATCAGAGTCTGACAGTTTCTGTTTGGCCCTCTGTTTATTACAAGGGCGATATGCAATATAGTGCTACAGATAATGTATGGGTGCCAATCATTTCTGCAACTTGCGCTAACGAAGACACGAATCGTGATGGCAAGCTTGATGCGGGTGAAGACTTTAATTCGAATGGTGTTCTTACGCCTGGGCAGCCTGGCTTGGTGTCTCCTGGTAATTTGACTACCGACGCAGCCGGAAATGCAGAATTTAAGGTGACTTATGGTCAGCAATATGCTTATTGGATCGACTTTGATTTGACTGCCAAGGCGACTGTGGCTGGCACGGAGTCTGGAGCTTTCTTCTTGTTCAAGGCCGTTGCTCTGGCCTCTGACATGACCGATAAAAATGTGGCCCCAGCTGCCGCTACGAATCCATTGGGTAGGGCGTCCAATTGCGCTGACAAAAACTAG